Proteins encoded within one genomic window of Procambarus clarkii isolate CNS0578487 chromosome 31, FALCON_Pclarkii_2.0, whole genome shotgun sequence:
- the LOC123750723 gene encoding uncharacterized protein, whose product MYNQLAARVDSLQSFKENFFQLNFWLYKTDCVSGLWGGVSGLWGGVSGLWAVYQGFGAVYQGFGVVFQGFGAVFQGFGAVYQGFGAVYQGFGAVYQGFGAVYQGFGAVYQGFGAVYQGFGAVYQGFGAVYQGFGAVYQGLGAVCQGFGAVFQGFGAVFQGFGAVYQGFGAVYQGFGAVYQGFGAVYQGFGAVYQGFGAVYQGFRAVCKGLDSQGRECQGRECQGRECQGRECQSRECQGWECQGSECQGRECQGRECQGWECQGSECQGWECQGRECQGRECQGWECQGSECQGWECQGRECQGRECQGWECQGSECQGWECQGSECQGWECQSRECQGWECQGSECQGWECQGSECQGRECQGSTLVDLAEVSRKSPF is encoded by the exons ATGTATAACCAACTGGCTGCTCGTGTAGACAGCCTACAAAGCTTCAAAGAGAACT TTTTCCAACTCAACTTCTGGCTGTATAAGACGGACTGTGTATCAGGGCTTTGGGGCGGTGTATCAGGGCTTTGGGGCGGTGTATCAGGGCTTTGGGCGGTGTATCAGGGCTTTGGGGCGGTGTATCAGGGCTTTGGGGTGGTGTTTCAGGGCTTTGGGGCGGTGTTTCAGGGCTTTGGGGCGGTGTATCAGGGCTTTGGGGCGGTGTATCAGGGCTTTGGGGCGGTGTATCAGGGCTTTGGGGCGGTGTATCAGGGCTTTGGGGCGGTGTATCAGGGCTTTGGGGCGGTGTATCAGGGCTTTGGGGCGGTGTATCAGGGCTTTGGGGCGGTGTATCAGGGCTTTGGGGCGGTGTATCAGGGCTTAGGGGCGGTGTGTCAGGGCTTTGGGGCGGTGTTTCAGGGCTTTGGGGCGGTGTTTCAGGGCTTTGGGGCGGTGTATCAGGGCTTTGGGGCGGTGTATCAGGGCTTTGGGGCGGTGTATCAGGGCTTTGGGGCGGTGTATCAGGGCTTTGGGGCGGTGTATCAGGGCTTTGGGGCGGTGTATCAGGGCTTTCGGGCGGTGTGTAAGGGCTTGGATA GTCAGGGCCGCGAGTGCCAGGGCCGCGAGTGCCAGGGCCGCGAGTGCCAGGGCCGCGAGTGCCAGAGCCGCGAGTGCCAGGGTTGGGAGTGCCAGGGCAGCGAGTGCCAGGGCCGCGAGTGCCAGGGCCGCGAGTGCCAGGGTTGGGAGTGCCAGGGCAGCGAGTGCCAGGGTTGGGAGTGCCAGGGCCGCGAGTGTCAGGGCCGCGAGTGCCAGGGTTGGGAGTGCCAGGGCAGCGAGTGCCAGGGTTGGGAGTGCCAGGGCCGCGAGTGTCAGGGCCGCGAGTGCCAGGGTTGGGAGTGCCAGGGCAGCGAGTGCCAGGGTTGGGAGTGCCAGGGCAGCGAGTGCCAGGGTTGGGAGTGCCAGAGCCGCGAGTGCCAGGGTTGGGAGTGCCAGGGCAGCGAGTGCCAGGGTTGGGAGTGCCAGGGCAGCGAGTGTCAGGGCCGCGAGTGCCAGGGCTCCACTTTGGTGGATCTCGCTGAAGTCAGTCGTAAATCTCCATTTTAA